From Cygnus atratus isolate AKBS03 ecotype Queensland, Australia chromosome 1, CAtr_DNAZoo_HiC_assembly, whole genome shotgun sequence, the proteins below share one genomic window:
- the C1H21orf62 gene encoding uncharacterized protein C21orf62 homolog, whose translation MKPITFSTFSFWPSLFLAGFLGLHIADSFVRSQKNHTLIFTKESIIRNCSCLADIRDCDYNLANLMCNCRTVLPSTMEKTNYNSDLTIWFTDTSVLEMLLNFTRVCDLKLSFCGTAPLPTEYLTIWGLRKLRVKNKVKGQFPEQSVTISSSSNNEKEDYLAMHNKDRQMLVYISFLDTSLFNGYSLLKSYSVENVSSITEYFPSLLYSDVFSTSDNKSYVVTFIY comes from the coding sequence ATGAAGCCGATAACCTTCTCCACTTTCTCTTTTTGGCCATCTCTCTTTTTGGCTGGTTTCCTTGGCTTACACATTGCTGACAGTTTCGTGAGAAGTCAGAAGAACCATACGCTAATTTTCACCAAGGAAAGCATAATTCGGAACTGCAGCTGCTTGGCGGATATCCGTGACTGTGATTACAACCTGGCAAACTTGATGTGCAACTGCAGAACGGTGCTGCCTTCTACCATGGAAAAAACTAACTACAACAGTGACCTGACCATTTGGTTCACAGACACCTCCGTGCTGGAGATGCTCCTCAATTTCACAAGGGTGTGTGATTTGAAGCTCTCCTTCTGTGGCACCGCTCCTCTCCCGACAGAATACTTGACCATCTGGGGACTGCGAAAGCTCCGGGTGAAAAACAAGGTCAAGGGACAATTTCCAGAGCAGAGCGTAACCATCTCCAGTAGCAGCAACAATGAAAAAGAGGACTACCTTGCAATGCACAACAAAGACAGGCAAATGTTAgtatacatttcttttctggatACCTCTCTTTTCAATGGATACTCTTTGCTGAAGTCGTACAGTGTGGAAAATGTCTCTAGTATCACGGAGTATTTTCCCAGCCTTCTGTACTCTGATGTTTTCTCAACCTCAGACAACAAGAGCTATGTTGTAACGTTCATTTACTGA